The genomic stretch GATTTTACCGTAAGTTCTAGTCAGAGAGCAACGTCATCTTTGTTCTAGTGGTAAGAAATATCAACCAACAATAGACATGAGGAAATCTTCAGTACTTCGTGCTGACGACGTGCACATGCAACAAGGATGccaataaacaatataataaacaataattaaacaatataatgaataaaaagtgctgtaagatctacattgtgaaaacaaaatgtatataaaaaataccctttaccaaaaaagctgagaatctacATTTTAACCACATTTGAATTGTCTGATTACAAGTCTAAAATTGCGGAGTAGacacaaatgaaattaaaatcatcccaaatgttatggagaacactgtatataaacaaataaatgctttGAACCAACCAAAACTCAATAACCAAATTGAAGTAGAATGTCAACATTGCAGACAGAATAGACTTAAATATAGTAGCCTTCTGAATTTGAATACAATCaacatataaacacattgtTATGGAATATTGGATTTGCAAATGCATAACCTGTAAATATGTGATGAAGAAACACTTAATGTACAGAAGAACAAAGAAGCAAAATATTTagtcaaaaatattttatttggtttgGGATAATATATTCAAAGTCTTCAAAACAGTGCTGTAAATTACAATTTGTTATTAGAAACATTTACTTCAAAATCCCGATGGCTTTTAATTCTTGTGAGCTGTGTCaacttacaaaaaaataaaataaaaagtatctAGTCATCATGCCAGATATAGCCAACTCCCAAGTCTGTCTCCATGAGTTGGGACTACAGCCATTTACCCCATTCTTACACTGGGTGTGGCCTGCTTGTCTGGGGTAGCTGTGTTGAAGCTGTGTGTTCCTCAAGGAAAGGGAATGTGAGGTCATGAGTCAGGGGACCACATAGCAGAACCTCGCTCAGGCCTGGAGATACTCTGGCTGCACCCTGGCCACTTTGCGGAACTCCTTGGCATGAGTGCGAGGGCACTGCATCTCACACCAGCTTATAGGAACCATCTGCACACCTGTTGTGCAAATAAAATGGAGGAGGAAACAAAACTGTATTTAGGACACATAAAAGCAAGTTAATGAGAACTCTGCGCGCCTGCCACCAAATCCCCTTTACCCAACCCTGTGGAAAACTCCACCATTCACCAACTTCAAAGTGGTATGTCTAGCAGATGCCTTCTGGCTATATTCAGGCTTCTAAAACAACCAGGCGTGACAGCTTCTCAAATGTTACTTCCTGTATTGCTGAGGCTACTTCCAGCAACATTTTAGCCttgactgatttttttttattttttttacttgagaACAAGGAGCCAAGTGTAAGAACTCTAAACTCAAGACAGGAGTGCGGCAGACACCAGAGTGCCGTGACGGTACTTCTGTCTGCGGCGCCATGCCCCGCCCGAATGGCGCTGCTCACCTGCCTCACTGTGGGCCACCACCACGCCCAGCTCATTCTCCGCTGTCGTCAGCAGATAGTTGGACTGAACGTCACCTAGAGAGATCTGAGCCCTGGTCAAGGACTCTACCAGCCAGGTGTCTGTGAGCTGTCTGGTAACAAGCAACAAGGGTCATAGCAGAAATCGACAAAGCGATGCCACAGTTCTCTAAAATTCTTGCATGGGGTTCTTATCTTTTCTAAATGTTCAATACATGCATTTGTATTGCTAGTATTGTATGGTGCCTGCAATACCTATAGCAGGAGCCACCCTGAGCACCTGTCTCAGTCTTCAGTGCACTGCCTGCAGCCTTTAGAGACAACCTGTGGCTTAAAGGATATCACTTTGGCAAGGACAATGTCTCCAGGCCGGAAACTTTTGTACGTCTCAACCTGTTAAGGACATAAACAGAACAAATAAGCAATTTCACATCACTATGCGGTACAGCCTTCCCATACACCCAGAAATTGTCATTTCTTTTGAAGCTAtcaaatcactcacacacaccatcaaaaCCAAAAACTACTGCACAAAGACTCTTTGGTCCATTGAACataccttgtctttttctgttgCTCGAACATCTTCTTTCCTGTGAAAAGACAGTCATCAAAATTCAGCACTAGATGACATCATTTTTGTCAGTCAGTTCATCGACTTTCTTCAATGAATAGTTAAGTTGGCACAACACCGCAAAAATGAACAGCACGATTACAAGCAATACTGTTAACCAACAAAATGCATGATTATGTCTCTTATAACACAGCAAAACATCTTCAATCCAAATTACCTGATTGTTCCTCTGAATCTGTCCTTCAGGGGCGTGGAACCAACATAGAGGATGTGGACTTTAGCAAACCTTGGATTGATACTTGTAACCTAAAAGATACAATAATTCCAATTGGAAAAGTGTACAAATTACAGAGCATTCACTATTACTCCAGGATTAATGGATCACAAAAATCATATAGCATGCACTACATTATGATTCATACTGGAAACCATGAAATATGATTATGAAACGgtttaaatttataaaataaaagtgtgtCCTTTCCCTTACCTTGCATGTGACAATAGCACCTACATCAGGTAGCAATTGtgcctctgtttctctcacaaCAGATATCACAGGAAGCTGAAAACAAACCATTTTATATAATGGGCGTAACACTGCTTATCCAATTACTCAACTCAAattcagaatatatatatatatacacactgtgtgtgcctgtctcttTTGGGAAGATGTGTAGTTTAGCAGGCGCTTCCAATTCCAGCAATAtaatatgaaaatgtgaaaatatgtaaaGGTGCTTAACCTAAATTACTTCAGTATATATCCAACTGTATACATGGATGctatgtaaaaatgcaaaagctGTGAAAGTGActctggattagagcatctgctaaataaatgcatgtaatgtaattaagtaATAGCTTTCATCATCCTACATTGTGCAAACTACACACTTTGATTTCAGCTATTATGGCAATAACAGGAAAAAGGACATGTAAGGACAATTCATTTCccatcacacacagacctctTCTCCTTCATTCTTCTTCAGAACATAGCCAGCAAGAGAGGCGAAGATGTATCCATGGCGCAAGTAGGTGCCTGTCCCTGGAATACAGTCTTCCGTGCTGCACAGCCTCTCCCCTTTATAAGCAAAATACATTAATAGAAACACCCAATAAGATACTGACTGCTG from Conger conger chromosome 2, fConCon1.1, whole genome shotgun sequence encodes the following:
- the exosc1 gene encoding exosome complex component CSL4, producing MENKIGLLENMSPMKLCVPGERLCSTEDCIPGTGTYLRHGYIFASLAGYVLKKNEGEELPVISVVRETEAQLLPDVGAIVTCKVTSINPRFAKVHILYVGSTPLKDRFRGTIRKEDVRATEKDKVETYKSFRPGDIVLAKVISLGDVQSNYLLTTAENELGVVVAHSEAGVQMVPISWCEMQCPRTHAKEFRKVARVQPEYLQA